A single genomic interval of Lacrimispora sphenoides JCM 1415 harbors:
- a CDS encoding ABC transporter permease translates to MKFSDLLSMSVNNLRRRKLRTFLTVLGVLIGTASIVVMVSLGIGFNELTMEQIASYGSLTEVSVYSNAMWGGNESSKDPNYMTDDVIAQFERIDHVNTASPLLETSVLMTQGAYQAYINLIGVTQEYMKNIPLKEGQIPEAGKRDLQMIVGNMVARNFSNPKSNRNNYYDDPSSIPDIDFINRPMFVIFDMDAYYQSQNGGTGEGGATVKPPKKYLIPTAGLVEGGPEDWNNYSYSVYVDLDALKAQLKQIFKKKPIPNQPTNKKGKPYNYFIYQQAVVEVDDMNNVTAVQKAITDMGFQANSNMEWLEQSQKQAKMVQALLGGIGAVSLFVAAIGIANTMMMSIYERTKEIGILKVLGCDMNNIRNMFLLESGFIGFLGGITGILFSYGVSFLINRFLSGRFMSNMPGDLSRIPPWLSLTAVGFAVFVGMAAGFFPALRAMKLSPLAAIRNE, encoded by the coding sequence ATGAAATTTAGCGATTTGCTTTCCATGAGTGTAAATAACTTAAGACGCAGGAAGCTAAGGACATTTTTAACGGTTCTGGGAGTTTTGATCGGTACGGCTTCCATTGTTGTCATGGTGTCTTTGGGGATCGGCTTTAATGAACTTACCATGGAACAGATCGCTTCCTATGGAAGCCTTACGGAAGTTTCCGTATATTCCAATGCCATGTGGGGAGGAAATGAAAGCAGCAAGGATCCTAATTACATGACGGATGATGTGATTGCACAGTTTGAACGGATTGATCATGTGAATACTGCTTCCCCCCTTCTGGAAACCAGTGTTTTGATGACTCAGGGGGCTTACCAGGCATATATCAACCTGATCGGTGTCACCCAGGAGTATATGAAAAATATTCCCTTAAAGGAAGGGCAAATTCCAGAAGCGGGAAAAAGAGACTTACAGATGATTGTAGGGAATATGGTTGCCAGGAATTTCAGCAACCCTAAAAGCAATCGTAACAACTATTATGATGATCCCTCCAGCATTCCTGACATTGATTTTATAAATAGGCCTATGTTTGTGATTTTTGATATGGATGCCTATTATCAGTCCCAAAACGGGGGAACTGGGGAAGGCGGGGCAACCGTCAAACCGCCCAAAAAGTATCTCATACCAACGGCCGGCCTGGTGGAAGGCGGGCCGGAGGATTGGAATAACTACAGTTATAGCGTTTATGTGGATTTAGATGCGCTAAAGGCCCAGTTAAAACAGATTTTTAAAAAGAAACCCATTCCAAACCAGCCAACCAATAAAAAGGGAAAACCCTACAACTATTTTATTTATCAGCAGGCGGTTGTGGAAGTTGATGATATGAACAATGTAACAGCGGTACAAAAAGCGATTACAGATATGGGCTTTCAGGCCAACAGCAACATGGAGTGGCTGGAGCAGTCTCAGAAGCAGGCCAAGATGGTTCAGGCTCTTTTGGGAGGAATCGGAGCAGTATCCCTGTTTGTAGCGGCAATTGGTATCGCCAATACCATGATGATGTCCATTTACGAAAGAACAAAGGAAATCGGAATCTTAAAGGTCCTTGGCTGCGATATGAACAATATCAGGAACATGTTCCTGCTGGAGTCAGGCTTTATCGGATTTTTAGGAGGCATAACGGGAATCCTGTTCAGCTATGGGGTTTCATTCCTTATTAACAGGTTCCTTTCGGGCCGTTTTATGTCAAATATGCCTGGCGATCTTTCCAGGATTCCTCCCTGGCTTTCCCTAACAGCCGTTGGTTTTGCTGTTTTTGTAGGAATGGCCGCAGGATTTTTCCCTGCCCTAAGAGCCATGAAGTTAAGTCCTCTTGCAGCCATAAGGAATGAATAA
- a CDS encoding nickel-dependent hydrogenase large subunit: MAERITINPVTRISGFMEIDADIEERSVVDAKMRGLMFRGFEKMLQGRSPFDAVYFTQRICGICSTAHSMASALALEEALNIVPSEQGRYLRDLLHACEFLQNHLRHFYQFTLPDFVKLPEDYPLFKTDHNDYRLPKDINDKMVNDYFESLQFSRAAHQMLAILGGKVPHNHGIFIGGITSPISADKIITIKSILYDIGQFIIEKMVPDVYTIGTFYPEYYHYGGGYGNLLSYGSFNHYKNLGTLYVDPLVYSNGQTSPFDPALITQEDEYAWFNENDEPDRNKPQAYSWIKAPRYNNIPYEVGPLARQWLSGEYRNGISAMDRTIARVLEAKKIVEIMQTLIDHLIPGVSMQREYEIPVQASGKGLVDTTRGALGHWLYIDNSKIAFYQIITPSAWNLSTQTNGMKGTGEQALMGAPVKDVTEPVEIGRIIRSFDPCVSCATHVFLSGKYMNTIQVV, encoded by the coding sequence ATGGCGGAGAGAATAACCATTAATCCTGTGACCCGTATCAGCGGCTTCATGGAAATTGATGCCGATATTGAAGAACGGTCAGTGGTGGATGCTAAAATGAGAGGCCTGATGTTCCGTGGATTTGAAAAAATGCTTCAGGGCAGAAGTCCTTTTGATGCTGTTTATTTTACACAGCGCATCTGCGGTATCTGTTCAACCGCACATTCCATGGCTTCTGCTCTTGCCCTGGAAGAAGCATTGAACATTGTCCCCTCTGAGCAGGGAAGGTATTTAAGGGACCTTCTTCATGCCTGCGAGTTCCTTCAAAATCATTTAAGACATTTTTACCAGTTTACCTTGCCGGATTTTGTAAAGCTTCCTGAGGATTATCCGCTGTTTAAGACCGATCACAATGATTACAGGCTTCCAAAGGACATAAACGATAAAATGGTAAACGATTACTTTGAATCCCTTCAGTTCAGCAGGGCTGCGCATCAGATGCTGGCCATTCTTGGAGGAAAAGTTCCTCATAATCACGGAATATTCATTGGAGGGATCACTTCGCCGATCTCAGCAGATAAGATCATTACCATAAAATCTATCCTATATGACATTGGACAGTTTATCATTGAAAAAATGGTTCCGGACGTATACACAATCGGAACCTTTTATCCGGAGTATTATCATTACGGCGGAGGCTACGGCAACTTACTTTCCTATGGGAGCTTTAACCATTATAAAAATTTAGGAACGCTCTATGTGGATCCTCTGGTTTATTCTAATGGACAGACATCCCCCTTTGATCCTGCCCTTATAACTCAGGAAGACGAATACGCCTGGTTCAACGAAAATGATGAACCGGACAGAAATAAACCCCAGGCATATTCCTGGATAAAAGCGCCGAGATACAATAATATCCCTTATGAGGTAGGGCCGTTGGCAAGGCAGTGGCTCTCCGGCGAGTACAGAAACGGGATCTCTGCCATGGACCGGACCATTGCAAGAGTGCTGGAAGCTAAGAAAATTGTGGAAATTATGCAGACCCTTATCGATCATCTGATCCCGGGAGTATCCATGCAGAGGGAGTATGAGATTCCTGTTCAGGCATCGGGAAAAGGACTGGTGGATACGACACGGGGAGCCCTGGGCCATTGGCTGTATATTGACAACAGTAAGATAGCCTTTTACCAGATCATAACCCCGTCTGCGTGGAATCTGTCAACACAGACAAATGGAATGAAGGGAACCGGAGAACAGGCACTGATGGGGGCACCTGTAAAAGATGTAACAGAGCCTGTGGAAATCGGAAGGATCATACGGTCTTTTGATCCCTGCGTGTCCTGCGCTACTCATGTTTTCTTAAGCGGGAAGTATATGAATACAATTCAGGTTGTGTGA
- a CDS encoding hydrogenase small subunit → MKHLDYGSFECPYQESRLKTTESLVNRVRDEIAGETRQKRNLVWLELNGCTGNTISLLDGQNPDFKYLLTQMTNFIYSNSLMNSYGSKAMDQLFDVIGSDYILAVEGAVSLKDNGSYNVIGRHNGREITGYEAVKRLGEQAAHVIAVGACASHGGVSAARPNPTQCVGVQEVLQRKVIKLTGCPCHPDWFMGTLAYLILYGEPPLDSRDRPLMFYSITIHDRCPRRSYFDSGIFATKLGQETCMFMMGCKGPVTQIDCPIRQWNGHVNWPIGGDSPCIGCAQFGFPDAMEPFITYDTMRGE, encoded by the coding sequence GTGAAACATTTGGATTACGGAAGCTTTGAATGTCCTTATCAGGAAAGCAGGCTGAAAACAACGGAAAGTCTTGTGAACAGGGTAAGGGATGAAATCGCCGGTGAGACGCGGCAAAAGCGGAATCTTGTCTGGCTTGAATTAAATGGCTGCACTGGTAATACCATCTCCCTTTTGGACGGGCAAAATCCGGATTTTAAGTATCTGCTCACTCAAATGACCAATTTTATATACAGCAACAGCCTGATGAATTCTTATGGAAGCAAGGCCATGGATCAGTTGTTCGATGTGATAGGCAGTGATTATATCCTTGCTGTGGAAGGTGCAGTATCTTTAAAAGACAATGGTTCTTATAACGTCATCGGCCGGCACAACGGCAGGGAGATTACCGGATATGAGGCGGTTAAAAGACTGGGAGAACAGGCGGCCCATGTGATTGCCGTGGGAGCCTGCGCTTCCCACGGAGGCGTGTCGGCGGCAAGGCCCAATCCGACTCAGTGTGTGGGAGTGCAGGAGGTTTTGCAGAGAAAAGTGATTAAATTAACAGGCTGTCCATGTCATCCGGACTGGTTTATGGGCACTTTGGCATATCTGATATTATATGGGGAACCCCCGCTTGATAGCAGGGACCGTCCCTTGATGTTTTACAGCATTACCATTCACGACAGATGTCCAAGGAGATCATATTTTGACAGCGGCATCTTTGCAACGAAGCTCGGACAGGAAACCTGTATGTTTATGATGGGCTGTAAAGGTCCGGTTACCCAGATCGACTGCCCCATTCGCCAATGGAACGGGCATGTCAACTGGCCCATAGGAGGCGATTCGCCCTGCATCGGCTGTGCTCAGTTTGGATTTCCTGATGCAATGGAGCCTTTTATCACCTATGACACCATGAGAGGGGAGTAA
- a CDS encoding IMP cyclohydrolase: protein MSLISLQDDLKSNSYPGRGIIMGKTPDGTKAVAAYFIMGRSDNSRNRVFVEEGEGIRTQAFDPSKVTDPSLIIYAPVRVMGNKTIVTNGDQTDTIYEGMDIQLTFEQSLRCREFEPDSPNYTPRISGIMHIEGGRFNYAMSIIKSNHGNPDSCNRYTFAYDNPEAGEAHFIHTYMHDGSPLPSFEGEPKLAATLDELDEFTAMLWESLHEENKISLFVRYIDIESGAYETRIVNKNQ, encoded by the coding sequence ATGAGTTTGATTTCTTTACAAGACGATTTAAAGAGTAATTCCTATCCGGGAAGAGGCATTATTATGGGAAAAACACCGGATGGAACAAAGGCGGTTGCCGCTTATTTTATTATGGGAAGAAGCGACAACAGCCGTAACCGCGTATTCGTAGAGGAAGGGGAAGGAATCCGTACCCAGGCCTTTGATCCCTCAAAGGTCACAGACCCCAGCCTTATTATTTACGCTCCGGTGCGGGTTATGGGGAATAAGACTATCGTGACAAACGGAGATCAAACCGATACCATTTACGAGGGAATGGATATACAGCTGACGTTTGAACAGTCCTTACGTTGCCGGGAATTTGAACCGGATAGTCCTAATTATACGCCCCGTATTTCCGGGATCATGCATATAGAAGGCGGGCGCTTCAACTACGCCATGTCCATCATAAAGAGCAATCATGGGAATCCGGACTCCTGCAACCGTTATACCTTTGCCTATGATAATCCGGAGGCAGGTGAAGCCCATTTCATTCATACCTATATGCATGATGGAAGTCCATTGCCAAGCTTTGAAGGGGAACCAAAACTGGCAGCGACCCTTGATGAATTGGATGAATTTACTGCCATGCTATGGGAAAGCCTCCATGAGGAGAATAAGATTTCTCTCTTTGTAAGATATATTGACATAGAATCCGGAGCTTATGAAACCCGGATTGTAAATAAAAATCAATGA
- a CDS encoding ABC transporter ATP-binding protein, whose product MIQVKNLYKVYKVGNTKVYALNGVDFTIYKGEFCAIVGPSGSGKSTLLNMLAGLEKPSKGEIVIGGNHIEKLSENQLVSFRRKHVGFIFQSYNLLQTMNAVENVAMPLSFRGVPKKTRNEKAKEYIKLVGLEKQMKHMANEMSGGQQQRVGIARALAVDPKIIFADEPTGNLDSKTTREILSLMQKIVREQNQTLVMVTHDNYIAKFADRQFHIVDGKIVKIEEQHHEEQHHEVTKEDMGYEEG is encoded by the coding sequence ATGATTCAGGTCAAGAATCTCTACAAGGTGTACAAAGTGGGAAACACAAAGGTCTATGCGTTAAACGGCGTGGACTTTACTATATATAAGGGAGAGTTCTGTGCGATCGTGGGCCCCTCCGGTTCCGGTAAATCCACTCTCTTAAATATGTTGGCCGGCCTTGAGAAGCCGTCAAAGGGAGAGATTGTCATTGGCGGGAACCATATAGAAAAGCTTTCGGAAAATCAGCTGGTATCATTCCGCAGAAAGCACGTGGGTTTTATTTTTCAGTCCTATAATCTTTTACAGACTATGAATGCGGTGGAGAATGTGGCTATGCCTCTGTCATTTCGGGGAGTGCCGAAGAAAACAAGAAATGAAAAGGCAAAGGAATACATAAAGCTGGTGGGGCTTGAGAAACAGATGAAGCATATGGCCAATGAGATGTCAGGAGGTCAGCAGCAGAGAGTCGGCATTGCAAGAGCTTTAGCAGTGGATCCTAAGATCATCTTTGCGGATGAGCCAACTGGAAACTTAGATTCCAAGACCACCAGGGAAATTTTAAGTTTAATGCAGAAAATCGTTCGGGAGCAGAATCAGACTCTGGTCATGGTTACACATGATAATTATATTGCAAAGTTTGCAGACAGACAATTCCATATAGTAGATGGAAAGATTGTTAAAATCGAAGAACAGCATCATGAGGAACAGCATCATGAGGTTACGAAGGAGGACATGGGATATGAAGAAGGTTAG
- a CDS encoding COG1361 S-layer family protein — MKKVRKGILWLLAAFMIIGAMPGAAFAQYDLSKNTYIDVKKTPSGKTGENVTINMVFTNNSGNDLNNVAVRFDRDLAEQEYRATEDADEDSKYTGSVFPFEITSSTFDNKKLGTVKSGSSKSISLTGRVRRDIAEGYYLVPLEVVTDASKKDDGAHSSYEKVNIWITKSSSTTESGKDEGTIQFELGENQNTPFGIYPQTMNFNMNVRNASQVTAFDVNVRMKLDQDSTKFPFDINDGNYTRHYDRMGGGETVEIPYSMNIRKDVYSGYYPITFTIEYRDSSDGDIQKAEETFYVKVQNKDKEEETGDFNANDRTKARIIVDGFQTNPETVYAGEEFEMILHMKNASENVAASNLLFNLESEKVTDSAVFTMDSGSSSIVVNSLPAGQTTDIKLKLRAGAWVDQRTYAITINEKYDSPEFKNAEEKVTVNIPVKQVSRLNTGTIEVMPDMISVGSETNVMFPINNTGKVLLYNVMVAFVGDSIQQTNSYVGNIKPGESGNVDAMISGTAPTTDDGKIKIMITYEDENGVVSDPVEKEISLTVTEQEDLDPGMDGSGEFPAVTEPEGTSKYGKIIIPAVIAVLVIGTIGTVYVLKRRKKKKEALEELEEEKDNEI, encoded by the coding sequence ATGAAGAAGGTTAGGAAAGGGATTTTATGGCTGCTTGCGGCCTTTATGATCATAGGAGCCATGCCCGGTGCGGCTTTTGCCCAGTATGACCTAAGCAAAAACACTTACATAGATGTTAAGAAGACTCCATCAGGAAAGACCGGGGAAAACGTTACCATTAATATGGTTTTTACGAATAATAGCGGCAATGATTTAAACAATGTGGCCGTGAGGTTTGACCGGGATCTGGCGGAACAGGAGTACCGGGCAACGGAAGACGCAGATGAAGATTCGAAATATACTGGATCAGTCTTTCCTTTTGAGATCACTTCCAGTACTTTTGACAACAAAAAGCTGGGAACAGTAAAGAGCGGGTCATCTAAGAGTATTTCTCTTACTGGAAGGGTTCGAAGAGATATTGCAGAGGGCTATTACCTGGTACCTTTGGAAGTCGTAACGGATGCATCAAAAAAGGATGACGGTGCCCATTCCAGCTACGAAAAGGTCAATATCTGGATCACAAAATCCTCATCAACCACGGAATCCGGGAAGGATGAAGGGACGATCCAGTTTGAACTGGGCGAAAACCAGAATACGCCTTTTGGCATCTATCCCCAAACCATGAATTTTAATATGAACGTCCGCAATGCCTCACAAGTTACGGCTTTTGATGTGAATGTCCGTATGAAGCTGGACCAGGACAGCACAAAGTTCCCCTTTGATATTAACGATGGAAACTACACCAGGCATTATGACCGCATGGGCGGTGGTGAAACGGTAGAGATTCCCTACAGCATGAATATCCGCAAGGATGTTTACAGCGGATACTATCCTATCACCTTTACCATTGAATACCGTGACAGCTCGGACGGAGATATCCAGAAAGCGGAAGAGACCTTCTATGTCAAGGTTCAGAATAAAGACAAGGAAGAGGAGACCGGTGATTTCAATGCCAATGACAGAACAAAGGCAAGAATCATTGTAGATGGGTTCCAGACGAACCCGGAGACAGTTTATGCCGGGGAGGAATTTGAAATGATCCTCCATATGAAGAACGCCTCCGAAAACGTGGCGGCAAGCAACCTCCTCTTTAACCTGGAATCAGAAAAAGTTACAGACAGCGCGGTATTTACCATGGATTCCGGTTCCTCATCGATTGTTGTGAATTCTCTTCCCGCAGGCCAGACAACGGATATAAAGTTAAAGCTTCGGGCGGGAGCATGGGTGGATCAAAGAACCTATGCCATCACTATCAACGAAAAGTACGACAGCCCTGAATTTAAAAACGCAGAAGAAAAGGTGACGGTAAACATTCCTGTTAAGCAGGTTTCCAGGTTGAACACGGGAACGATCGAGGTAATGCCGGATATGATTTCCGTAGGTTCAGAGACAAATGTGATGTTTCCCATCAATAACACGGGAAAAGTCCTCCTCTACAATGTAATGGTGGCATTTGTGGGAGATTCCATCCAGCAGACCAACAGCTATGTAGGAAATATAAAGCCAGGAGAGTCTGGAAATGTGGATGCCATGATCAGCGGAACAGCGCCTACCACGGATGATGGAAAAATTAAGATTATGATCACCTATGAGGATGAAAACGGGGTAGTCAGCGATCCCGTTGAAAAAGAGATAAGTTTAACGGTAACAGAGCAGGAGGACCTAGATCCCGGAATGGATGGATCAGGAGAATTTCCGGCAGTAACAGAGCCGGAAGGTACTTCTAAATATGGAAAGATCATCATTCCAGCGGTGATTGCCGTCCTGGTGATAGGAACCATTGGAACCGTATATGTGCTTAAAAGACGTAAAAAGAAAAAGGAAGCACTGGAAGAACTAGAAGAGGAAAAAGACAATGAAATTTAG
- a CDS encoding phosphoribosylaminoimidazolecarboxamide formyltransferase, producing MNELELKYGCNPNQKPSRIFMPDGKELPIKVLSGRPGYINFLDAFHGWQLVKELKEATGLPAAASFKHVSPAGAAVGLPLDRILAKIYRVEDMEGISPLACAYARARGADRMSSFGDFISLSDICDTDTARIIKREVSDGVIAPGYEPEALEILKSKKNGNYNIIQIDPDYQPEPLERKQVFGIMFEQGRNEEVIHEDLLKNVVTKNQDIPPSAKIDLIISLITLKYTQSNSVCFAKGGQAIGIGAGQQSRIHCTRLAGNKADNWFLRQAPQVLELPFVDGISRADLDNAIDVYIGEDYMDVIADGRWENIFRVKPAVFTGEEKKAWLSRLTEVSLGSDAFFPFGDNIDRAYRSGVKYVAQPGGSVRDDQVIETCDHYGMAMAFTGLRLFHH from the coding sequence ATGAACGAGCTGGAATTAAAATATGGCTGTAACCCGAATCAGAAGCCCTCAAGGATTTTTATGCCAGATGGGAAAGAGCTTCCAATTAAGGTCCTAAGCGGCCGGCCGGGATATATCAATTTCCTGGATGCCTTTCATGGCTGGCAGCTGGTAAAAGAATTAAAGGAAGCAACCGGCCTTCCTGCGGCGGCTTCTTTTAAACATGTGTCTCCGGCCGGAGCCGCAGTGGGACTGCCTCTTGACCGGATTCTTGCAAAGATTTACAGGGTAGAGGATATGGAAGGGATTTCCCCCCTGGCCTGTGCCTATGCAAGGGCAAGAGGTGCTGACCGTATGTCTTCTTTCGGAGACTTCATTTCCCTGTCGGATATCTGTGATACGGATACTGCCAGAATAATCAAACGGGAAGTGTCGGACGGCGTTATCGCCCCAGGGTATGAACCGGAAGCCCTGGAAATCTTAAAGTCAAAGAAAAACGGCAATTACAACATCATTCAAATTGACCCGGATTACCAGCCGGAGCCGCTTGAGAGAAAACAGGTTTTTGGAATTATGTTTGAGCAGGGAAGAAATGAAGAGGTGATTCATGAGGATCTTTTAAAGAATGTGGTGACAAAAAACCAGGATATCCCTCCATCAGCAAAAATTGACCTGATTATTTCCCTTATTACTTTAAAATATACCCAGTCCAATTCTGTCTGTTTCGCAAAGGGCGGACAAGCGATTGGGATCGGGGCTGGTCAGCAGTCCCGCATCCACTGCACAAGGCTGGCTGGAAATAAAGCGGATAACTGGTTTCTTCGCCAGGCGCCACAGGTCTTGGAGCTGCCGTTTGTGGATGGCATCAGCCGTGCGGACCTGGACAACGCCATTGATGTCTACATTGGAGAAGATTATATGGATGTCATTGCTGACGGCAGATGGGAAAATATTTTCAGGGTAAAGCCAGCCGTATTTACAGGAGAAGAAAAGAAGGCCTGGCTTAGTCGGCTGACTGAGGTTTCTCTGGGATCTGATGCTTTCTTCCCATTTGGCGATAACATTGACCGGGCATACAGAAGCGGTGTAAAGTACGTGGCCCAGCCTGGGGGATCGGTCCGTGATGACCAGGTAATTGAAACCTGTGACCATTATGGGATGGCCATGGCTTTTACAGGGCTTCGTCTGTTCCATCATTAA
- a CDS encoding hydrogenase maturation protease, which translates to MVKLVAIGNRFMKDDAIAIKAAEILEDRLIRQDIHVIIGETDFQNCFYLLDKGDFIFILDALSSGAEPGSVHLTSLEDVMSQPSLFSMQHDLSMVELMKLYGCPFKGYLMGIEICEIGFGQELSTVLRDKLPQICRVIECAIKKIISEEITNA; encoded by the coding sequence ATGGTGAAGTTAGTTGCTATCGGCAATCGTTTTATGAAGGATGACGCCATAGCAATTAAAGCTGCCGAAATCTTGGAAGACCGGCTGATCCGCCAGGATATTCATGTGATCATTGGTGAAACCGATTTTCAAAACTGCTTTTATTTACTAGATAAGGGTGACTTTATTTTCATCCTTGATGCACTTTCTTCTGGAGCGGAGCCGGGAAGCGTTCATCTGACCAGCCTTGAAGATGTGATGTCACAGCCTTCCTTATTCTCCATGCAGCATGATTTGAGTATGGTGGAACTCATGAAGCTATATGGCTGTCCATTTAAAGGGTACCTGATGGGCATAGAAATCTGCGAAATCGGCTTTGGCCAGGAACTAAGCACTGTTTTAAGGGATAAACTGCCCCAGATCTGCAGGGTAATTGAATGCGCAATAAAAAAAATCATATCGGAGGAAATCACTAATGCATGA
- a CDS encoding aspartate carbamoyltransferase regulatory subunit: protein MLNISGLKEGIVLDHIEAGKSLEIYYNLGLDKLDCQVAIIKNARSNKMGKKDIIKIEGGLDHIDLDILGYIDHNITVNIIKDNLIVEKKTLSLPNKITNVIQCKNPRCITSIEQGLPHVFYLADEQKEVYRCRYCEEKYSK from the coding sequence ATGTTAAATATCAGCGGATTAAAAGAAGGAATCGTATTAGACCACATTGAAGCCGGCAAAAGTCTGGAAATCTATTATAACCTGGGTCTGGACAAGCTGGACTGCCAGGTCGCCATCATTAAGAATGCAAGAAGCAATAAGATGGGAAAAAAGGACATCATAAAAATTGAAGGCGGCTTAGACCACATTGATTTAGACATCCTGGGATATATTGACCATAACATTACGGTTAACATTATTAAGGATAACCTGATTGTGGAAAAGAAGACTTTAAGCCTTCCTAATAAGATCACCAACGTGATACAATGCAAAAACCCCCGCTGCATTACCTCCATCGAGCAGGGGCTTCCTCATGTATTCTATCTTGCCGATGAGCAGAAAGAAGTTTACCGTTGCCGGTATTGCGAAGAAAAATATTCTAAATAA
- the pyrB gene encoding aspartate carbamoyltransferase, with translation MRHLLNPLDFSVEETGQLLDLAKDIEENLPKYSHVCDGKKLATLFYEPSTRTRLSFEAAMLNLGGSVLGFSSADSSSAAKGESVADTIRVLSCYADICAMRHPKEGAPLVAANHSSIPVINAGDGGHQHPTQTLTDLLSINSLKGRLNDLTIGLCGDLKFGRTVHSLINALVRYENIKFILISPPELRVPEYIREDVLKANNIEFVEMDSLDDAMPSLDILYMTRVQKERFFNEEDYIRLKDCYILDKKKMKLAKEDMYVLHPLPRVNEISVEVDEDPRAAYFKQAQYGVYVRMALIMTLLEVEKSC, from the coding sequence ATGAGACATTTACTTAACCCGTTAGACTTTAGTGTGGAAGAGACAGGACAACTCTTAGACCTGGCGAAAGATATCGAAGAAAATCTTCCAAAATATTCTCATGTATGCGATGGAAAAAAATTAGCGACATTATTTTATGAGCCAAGTACAAGAACTCGTTTGAGTTTCGAGGCTGCCATGTTAAATCTGGGCGGCAGTGTACTAGGCTTTTCTTCTGCCGACTCCAGTTCTGCCGCAAAAGGAGAAAGTGTTGCTGATACCATTCGGGTTCTCTCCTGCTACGCAGACATATGTGCCATGAGACATCCAAAGGAAGGGGCTCCACTGGTAGCTGCCAACCATTCCAGCATACCGGTCATCAATGCCGGTGACGGAGGCCACCAGCATCCGACCCAGACCCTTACTGATCTGCTTTCCATCAATTCTTTAAAAGGCCGTTTGAATGATCTGACCATTGGCCTCTGTGGCGACTTAAAATTTGGCCGCACGGTTCACTCTCTGATTAATGCTCTTGTACGTTACGAAAACATCAAATTCATCTTAATTTCCCCTCCAGAGTTACGGGTGCCTGAATACATCCGAGAAGATGTACTGAAAGCCAACAACATTGAATTTGTAGAAATGGACAGCCTTGACGATGCCATGCCTTCTCTTGATATCCTCTATATGACCCGCGTTCAGAAGGAACGCTTCTTCAATGAGGAAGATTACATCCGTTTGAAAGACTGCTACATTCTGGACAAAAAGAAAATGAAGCTGGCGAAAGAAGATATGTATGTTCTTCACCCTCTTCCAAGAGTCAACGAAATCTCAGTGGAGGTTGACGAGGATCCCCGAGCCGCCTACTTTAAGCAGGCACAGTACGGCGTGTATGTGCGTATGGCTCTTATCATGACATTACTGGAGGTAGAAAAATCATGTTAA
- a CDS encoding cytochrome b5 domain-containing protein, translating into MELNMFLNYIGNCIKHMNEDIERLHSNQYNNSVVLDHLSSEVFMLESHIKYFSQSNQADMEETQYPYQNIHANQAEEEVPRYFTLEELSRYNGKNGAPAYVAVNGVVYDVTNNSVWKGDSHFGLNPGNDLSVNFATCHPGALVLTRLPIIGYLATE; encoded by the coding sequence ATGGAATTAAATATGTTTTTGAATTATATCGGGAACTGCATCAAGCACATGAACGAGGATATAGAGAGACTTCATTCCAACCAGTACAACAATAGCGTTGTGTTGGATCATTTGAGCAGTGAAGTGTTTATGCTGGAAAGTCATATCAAATATTTTAGCCAGTCAAATCAAGCGGATATGGAAGAAACACAGTATCCATATCAGAACATCCATGCAAATCAAGCTGAGGAGGAAGTTCCAAGATACTTTACCCTGGAAGAGTTATCCCGATACAATGGAAAAAACGGAGCTCCGGCTTATGTAGCGGTAAACGGAGTGGTGTATGACGTGACAAATAATTCCGTCTGGAAAGGAGACAGCCATTTTGGTCTTAATCCCGGAAATGATTTATCAGTTAATTTTGCAACATGTCATCCGGGAGCATTGGTCCTGACCAGATTACCGATCATCGGCTATTTGGCTACAGAGTAA